In Campylobacter lari, one DNA window encodes the following:
- a CDS encoding c-type cytochrome — translation MMLRSFIISILFINSLMAFNIKSLFTYTFNDNISYDLKKAKEIYFKNKCNTCHGENGEKNSYGKKAIKDLSPEEIKGALKDYANGYFKDQSSDNIQMSIYTKKLSGSDMDHIIAYLKGQNFSIELNQKDLLEEEPAPKTKHNTFLK, via the coding sequence ATTATGTTACGCTCATTTATAATTAGTATTTTATTTATAAATTCTTTAATGGCTTTTAATATAAAGTCTTTATTTACTTATACTTTTAATGATAATATTAGCTATGATTTAAAAAAAGCTAAAGAAATATATTTTAAAAACAAATGTAACACCTGTCACGGAGAAAATGGAGAAAAAAATTCTTATGGTAAAAAAGCTATTAAAGATTTAAGCCCAGAAGAAATCAAAGGTGCCTTAAAAGACTATGCTAATGGATATTTTAAAGATCAATCAAGCGATAACATTCAAATGAGCATATACACCAAAAAATTAAGTGGAAGTGATATGGATCACATTATAGCTTACTTAAAGGGGCAAAATTTTTCTATTGAGCTTAATCAAAAAGATCTTTTAGAAGAAGAACCAGCACCAAAAACAAAACATAATACATTTTTAAAATAA